GAGGGGGTTGGTCTGGTCCATGAACTGGGAGAGCTGGCTGGACCCGAAGAACTCCTTCATGGCCGCGATGACGGGCTTGGAGTTGATGAGGTCATGGGCCTGCAGGGGGCTGTTGGGGTCCTGGGCCATGGAGAACTTCTCCTTGATGGCCCGCTGGACACGGACGAGGCCCACGCGGAAGCAGTTCTCCAGCAGCTCGCCCACGGAGCGGACGCGGCGGTTGCCCAGATGGTCGATGTCGTCCTTGCGCACCGGGGCGACCTCACCCTCACGATCGGAGCGGGTGGTGTCGTATTTCTTGAGGCGCAGGAGGTAGTGGATGGTCTGGATGAAGTCCTCGGTGCGCAGGGTGCGGAGATCCAGATCGGTCTCCAGGCCCAGCTTGGCATTCATCTTGTGGCGGCCGACCTTGGAGAGGTCGTACTTCTGGGGGTCGAAGAACATGGAGTAGAGCAGCTTCTTGCTGGACTCCAGAGTGGCGGGCTCGCCGGGCCGGATCTTCTTGAAGAGCTCCTTGGCGGCCTCCTCGGCATCCTCGGTGTGATCCTTGGCGAGGGTCTCGGAGAAGACCTTGCCGGTATCGTCCTGGTCGGGGAAGCAGACCATGAACTCGTCGACATTGTTGGCCAGGAACATCTCCAGGTGGGTCTGCACGAAGGTATCGTTGGCCTCCAGGAGCACCTCACCGGTGTTCATGTTGACCACGTCCTGGATGAGGATGGCGCCTTCGAGGAGGGAGCGGTCCACGGGGACATGCTCCACCTGGGCCTTGGCCAGATTCTCCAGATGGCGGCGGCTCAGGGTCTTGCCCTTCTCGTGAAGCACTTCGCCGCTCTTGGACTTGATGTCCTCGACGGGCTTCTGGCCGGCGAGGAGCTTGTCGCTGACGGGAAGGAAGAGGTCCGCACCCTTCAGGTGGAAGGCGTGGGGGGTGTAGAAGTGCGAGAGCAGGGACTGGTTGTCGGCCAGCTCCTCATCGAAGAGGCCGAGGGCGCGCATGAAGGTGGCACCGAGGAACTTGCGCTTCCGGTCGATGCGGGCGTAGAAGAGGCCCTTGGTATCCAGCTCGAACTCGATCCAGCTACCCCGGTAGGGGATGATCTGGGCACTGTAGAGGGACTTGTCGGGGGCGATGGAGAAGAAGGCGCCGGGGCTGCGGTGCAGCTGGCTGACGATCACGCGCTCCGTGCCGTTGATGATGAAAGTGCCCCGGTCCGTCATGGTGGGGATGTCGCCGAAGTAGACTTCGGACTCCTGGCTCTGCTTGAAGCGGCGGTTGCCCTTGTCATCCTTGTCAAACTGGTTCAGGCGCACACGGATCTTCAGGGGGGCCGCCATGGTGGAGCTGCGCTCAACGCACTCCTCCAGGCTCATTTTGGAGTGCAGGCCCACGGGCTCGTTGCACACATCGCAGATGGTGGCCTCATTCTTGTTGCGGGTGCCGCACTTGGGGCAGTCCACGGAGGCGTCCTTGGGGTGGTCGGCGACAATGTGGTGGCCGCAGCTCTTGCAGGTCGTGCGGAGGTGGCCAAGGCCCTCGTTCTTCCCGCACTTGCAGGCCCAGTGGCCCACCGTGTAGTCCACGAACTCCACCTCCAAGCTGGCATCGGAGCCATCGGGGTTCTTGGCGTTGTGGACGGGGAACATCGACTCGAAGACGGAACGGAGCCCGCGGTTCTCCCGCTCTTCGTGCAGCAGGTTCATCTGCAGGAACTCGTCGTAGCTTCGCTTCTGGATGTCAATAAGATTCGGAATGGGGACCATTGAGCGGATCTTCGAGAACGAATGACGCTGGCGATAAATGTTCTGTTGAACGCTCATGGATCACTCCTGAGTCAGCCCGGCCGGACGGGCGATCCGGGGGCGGTTGTAAACGGAATTCTGCAAAGGATCTGCCGCTGAAACAGGCCTAAGGCCAGCTTCCACCCGTTCTTCCGGCGTGGAAACGGACCCTATCAACTTGGGGGTGCTGGTGCACAAAGGTGGTTGCAACCGGAGCCCTTCGTATCGGCTAGAGATCAAAGCCTGGCATCGGGACGCCAGACACAAGAAAGTAGCATACCACTTTCGACGACTCAAAGGACAAAGCGCAAGGCGCGAATCGCACCTTACGCTTTGTCCTCGAGACGAGGCCGAAGCTACTTGATCTCGACCTTGGCGCCGGCAGCCTCCAGCTTCTCCTTCATCTTCTGGGCTTCCTCCTTGGGAGCGCCCTCCTTGATGACCTTGGGGGCGCCATCGACCATGTCCTTGGCTTCCTTCAGGCCCAGGCCAGCGACGAGCTCGCGGACGGCCTTGATGACGTTGAGCTTGTTGGCGCCGGCATC
The sequence above is drawn from the uncultured Holophaga sp. genome and encodes:
- the rplL gene encoding 50S ribosomal protein L7/L12, with product MALTADQLIQEIETMTVLELANLVKALEERFGVTAAAVAAPAAGAAPAAAAEEKTEFDVVLADAGANKLNVIKAVRELVAGLGLKEAKDMVDGAPKVIKEGAPKEEAQKMKEKLEAAGAKVEIK